One Mycoavidus sp. B2-EB genomic region harbors:
- a CDS encoding BPSS1780 family membrane protein, which yields MNINKLPAKIGYLWFKQGLWLFGQNPFIFLIGSLCSVFLIMPLLIVGEWLLSPFIRVGFMAVCRNKLNQKSTLPATQPTLHSIYNKKTVARLLLLGLYEVFALLISVILTLLIVSIWVNPNHVIQYLTTENYESLYLLWLCAVVIRLIIYRIFRMLTRFAPALIAWHRMPVHKALSLSMTACWRNLSAIMLSSLLWLLCLSAAYILAFGILFMLNVNTLVFVVLALAIPIFSIPILWCMNYVSYVDCFSPEIEALSDKLDPNALSLMHALILKQDQMRQE from the coding sequence ATGAATATCAATAAACTTCCCGCCAAAATTGGTTATCTATGGTTTAAACAAGGACTTTGGCTATTTGGGCAAAACCCGTTTATCTTCTTGATCGGCTCTTTGTGCAGTGTGTTTTTAATCATGCCTCTGTTAATTGTGGGAGAATGGCTTTTAAGTCCATTCATACGAGTTGGCTTTATGGCAGTATGCCGCAATAAACTCAATCAAAAATCAACTTTACCCGCCACCCAGCCAACGCTACATAGTATTTATAATAAGAAAACTGTTGCGCGTTTGTTATTGCTCGGTTTATATGAGGTGTTCGCCCTTCTGATTTCAGTTATTTTAACATTATTAATAGTCTCAATATGGGTCAATCCCAACCATGTTATTCAATACTTAACCACAGAAAATTATGAATCGCTTTACCTTCTATGGCTATGCGCAGTGGTGATAAGGCTAATAATTTACAGAATATTTCGTATGTTGACCCGATTTGCGCCGGCTTTAATCGCTTGGCATCGAATGCCAGTGCATAAAGCACTAAGTCTTAGCATGACTGCATGTTGGCGTAATTTGAGCGCCATTATGCTGAGTTCACTTCTGTGGCTATTATGTTTAAGTGCTGCCTATATCTTAGCGTTTGGCATACTCTTTATGTTAAACGTTAATACGCTGGTGTTTGTAGTATTAGCACTGGCCATTCCTATCTTCTCGATACCCATTCTTTGGTGTATGAATTATGTGAGCTACGTTGACTGTTTTTCACCCGAGATTGAGGCTTTAAGCGATAAGCTAGATCCAAACGCTTTAAGCCTTATGCACGCGCTCATTTTGAAACAAGATCAGATGCGCCAGGAATAA
- a CDS encoding BPSS1780 family membrane protein, with product MYFNQVPAKTGYLWFKQGLQLFWENLTIFLMGSLGYTLLMLLISSAPVLGHYLPLVLLPLVTICFMTVCRNTLNHESTSPIALLASLRTTFSQRVVWQLLLLGLCQAFALFILVFLIQKVALLNAQPKIMESNPLILFVLMLAMILSSIANAMLLWFSPALTAWRQVPLHKAIFFSGVVCWRNLSAIVVHGLLWLGFACALSLIVFSILSAFGSTEEQIKQNLIFIMQIILVPVSFCTRYASYISCFPTEPPPTIQS from the coding sequence ATGTACTTTAATCAAGTTCCCGCTAAAACTGGCTATTTATGGTTTAAACAAGGGCTCCAGCTCTTTTGGGAAAATTTAACCATTTTTCTAATGGGCTCTTTGGGCTATACGCTTTTAATGCTGCTCATTTCCTCGGCACCGGTGTTGGGTCATTACCTGCCGCTGGTTTTGCTGCCGCTCGTAACGATTTGCTTCATGACCGTATGTCGCAATACGCTGAATCATGAATCGACGTCACCCATCGCTTTACTTGCCAGCTTGCGCACCACTTTTAGCCAGAGGGTTGTATGGCAATTGTTATTGCTCGGCCTGTGCCAGGCATTCGCACTCTTCATTTTAGTATTCTTGATACAGAAGGTCGCACTTCTGAACGCCCAACCCAAAATCATGGAGAGCAACCCTTTAATATTATTTGTATTGATGCTGGCGATGATTCTAAGTTCAATTGCGAATGCGATGCTACTTTGGTTCTCTCCTGCGTTAACCGCATGGCGTCAAGTGCCTTTGCATAAGGCAATTTTCTTTAGTGGGGTGGTCTGCTGGAGAAATCTAAGCGCTATTGTTGTGCATGGACTGTTGTGGCTAGGCTTTGCCTGTGCGTTGTCATTAATCGTGTTCAGTATCTTGTCCGCCTTCGGAAGCACTGAGGAACAAATTAAGCAAAATTTAATATTTATTATGCAAATTATTTTAGTTCCAGTTTCTTTTTGTACCCGTTATGCAAGCTATATAAGCTGTTTTCCAACTGAGCCACCGCCGACTATACAGTCGTGA
- the cutA gene encoding divalent-cation tolerance protein CutA, which translates to MVDTVILVLTTLPSTEAAAGFSREALDTKLAACVTQFAPVHSRYFWQGKFEETEEIALLFKTTVEMAPKLKEWIARHHPYQTPEILSWPTSAHPAYAQWVAAQTTAL; encoded by the coding sequence ATGGTCGACACTGTAATTCTGGTTCTCACTACGCTACCTTCGACTGAAGCCGCAGCTGGCTTTAGCCGCGAGGCGCTCGATACGAAATTGGCGGCCTGTGTCACACAATTTGCGCCAGTACACTCGCGCTATTTTTGGCAAGGCAAATTTGAAGAAACCGAAGAGATTGCGCTTCTTTTTAAAACTACGGTGGAAATGGCGCCAAAGTTAAAAGAGTGGATTGCGCGCCATCATCCTTATCAAACTCCCGAAATTCTGAGTTGGCCAACTTCGGCTCATCCAGCTTATGCGCAATGGGTCGCTGCCCAGACCACCGCGCTCTAG
- the polA gene encoding DNA polymerase I: protein MSVQSNLKGHTLLLVDGSSYLYRAYHALPNLRSPNAEPTGALYGMINMLRRLRKDNPAQYSACVFDAKGKTFREDWYPAYKAHRSSMPEDLVQQLEPIHRAVRALGWPLLMVDGVEADDVIGTLAQQAAQAGMKVIVSTGDKDLTQLVTSQITLVNTMSNEVLDEAGVTQKFGVPPSLIVDYLALIGDTSDNVPGVEKCGPKTALKWLGQYGSLAGVVEHAAQISGAVGENLRRALDFLPLARKLITVRTDCPLEPQVQSIEASLETRPEAQTELLDLFTQYGFKSWLHELAAAGVAGPERGVSSHSAAPALDNAPHYESILSWAQFDLWLEKIKAAELTAFDTETTALDPLRAQLVGLSFSVEVGHAAYLPLAHRGPDIGGASVQLPRAAVLERLKEWLQDPTQKKVGQHMKYDEQVLANYGIALAGIEHDTLLQSYVLESHRRHDMDSLALHHLGLNTIKYVDVCGKGAAQIGFDQVPLEQAIQYAAEDADVTLRLHHALYPQLSEEPGLLHVYREIEMPTARVLRLMERDGVLIDTQLLAQQSHELGVRLMQIETEAHTLAGGPFNLSSPKQISEIFFERLQLPVIKKTPGGAPSTDEEVLQRLAEDYPLPKLLLEHRTLSKLKTTYTDKLPKMVNPQTGRVHTNYAQAVAVTGRLASNEPNLQNIPVRTAEGRRIRAAFIAAPGAQIVSADYSQIELRIMAHISGDENLLSAFARGEDIHRASAAEIFGIAPQQVSDEERRVAKTINFGLIYGMSVFGLAANLGLSRDAAKVYIDRYFNRYPGVARYMDETRVRAKEQGYVETVFGRRLWLPEINGGSGPRRQAAERAAINAPMQGTAADLIKLSMIAVQQWLQQGAHQAKLIMQVHDELVLEVPDAELEAVRTCLPTLMGDVAQLRVPLVVEVGVGKNWEEAH, encoded by the coding sequence ATGTCTGTGCAGTCCAATTTAAAAGGCCATACCTTGTTATTGGTCGATGGCTCAAGTTATTTGTATCGTGCTTATCATGCATTGCCCAATTTGCGCAGTCCCAATGCGGAACCGACTGGCGCGCTGTACGGCATGATCAACATGCTGCGGCGCTTGCGCAAAGACAACCCGGCGCAGTATAGCGCGTGTGTGTTTGATGCTAAAGGTAAAACTTTTCGAGAGGACTGGTATCCTGCCTATAAAGCGCATCGTTCCTCCATGCCAGAAGACCTGGTTCAGCAGCTTGAACCGATTCATCGCGCAGTGCGTGCTTTAGGCTGGCCGTTGCTGATGGTCGATGGAGTTGAAGCGGACGATGTGATTGGCACTTTAGCGCAGCAAGCCGCGCAGGCTGGCATGAAAGTCATTGTCTCAACTGGCGACAAAGACCTGACGCAATTGGTGACAAGTCAAATTACGCTAGTCAATACAATGAGCAATGAAGTGCTCGATGAGGCCGGCGTCACGCAAAAATTTGGGGTACCACCCAGCTTAATTGTGGATTATTTAGCGTTAATCGGCGATACCTCAGACAATGTGCCTGGGGTTGAAAAATGCGGCCCTAAAACCGCGCTTAAATGGCTGGGACAGTATGGTTCATTGGCGGGCGTGGTGGAACATGCTGCGCAAATTAGCGGAGCAGTCGGTGAGAATTTGCGCCGTGCCCTGGATTTTTTGCCTTTAGCGCGCAAGTTGATCACAGTCCGCACGGATTGCCCGCTTGAGCCGCAGGTTCAGTCCATTGAAGCCTCACTGGAGACGCGCCCTGAAGCGCAAACCGAACTGCTTGATTTATTCACCCAGTACGGCTTTAAAAGCTGGTTGCACGAACTTGCAGCGGCAGGCGTAGCCGGGCCTGAGCGTGGTGTTTCTAGCCACTCAGCTGCACCCGCGCTGGACAACGCTCCGCATTATGAGAGCATACTGAGCTGGGCACAATTCGATCTTTGGTTAGAAAAAATCAAGGCCGCCGAACTCACCGCCTTTGATACTGAAACCACTGCGCTTGATCCGTTGCGCGCGCAGCTGGTTGGTCTTTCATTCTCAGTCGAAGTCGGTCATGCAGCTTATCTGCCGTTGGCCCATCGGGGACCCGATATAGGCGGAGCAAGCGTCCAATTGCCCCGCGCTGCTGTGCTGGAGCGGCTTAAAGAGTGGCTGCAAGACCCGACTCAAAAGAAAGTGGGCCAGCATATGAAATACGATGAGCAAGTGCTGGCCAACTACGGCATCGCATTGGCCGGCATCGAGCATGATACTTTGCTGCAATCGTATGTGCTCGAATCGCATCGAAGACATGATATGGATAGTCTGGCGTTACACCACCTGGGCCTGAATACGATCAAATATGTCGACGTTTGCGGTAAAGGCGCAGCTCAAATTGGTTTTGATCAAGTCCCGCTTGAGCAGGCAATACAGTACGCGGCGGAAGATGCGGATGTGACGTTACGCCTACATCATGCGCTCTATCCACAACTTTCAGAAGAGCCTGGCTTGTTGCATGTTTATCGTGAGATTGAAATGCCCACAGCGCGTGTACTACGTCTGATGGAGCGTGACGGTGTCTTAATTGATACTCAATTGCTGGCTCAGCAAAGTCATGAGCTTGGCGTGCGTCTGATGCAAATAGAAACAGAAGCGCACACCTTAGCCGGTGGTCCATTTAATTTGAGCTCGCCTAAGCAAATCAGCGAGATTTTTTTTGAGCGCCTGCAATTGCCGGTTATCAAAAAAACCCCGGGCGGCGCGCCCTCAACGGATGAGGAGGTCTTGCAACGGTTAGCAGAAGATTATCCGCTACCCAAATTGCTGCTTGAGCATCGGACCCTGTCAAAGCTCAAAACAACCTATACCGATAAACTGCCCAAAATGGTTAACCCCCAAACTGGGCGGGTCCATACGAATTATGCGCAGGCCGTTGCCGTCACAGGACGGCTGGCTTCAAACGAGCCTAATTTACAAAATATTCCGGTACGTACGGCTGAAGGGAGGCGGATCCGCGCAGCGTTTATTGCCGCACCTGGAGCGCAGATTGTGTCGGCGGATTATTCGCAGATTGAGTTGCGCATTATGGCGCATATTTCAGGCGATGAAAATTTATTGAGCGCTTTTGCGCGGGGTGAAGATATTCACCGGGCCAGCGCTGCCGAGATTTTTGGTATTGCGCCACAGCAGGTCTCTGATGAAGAGCGACGCGTTGCCAAAACGATTAATTTTGGCTTAATTTATGGCATGAGCGTTTTTGGGTTGGCAGCAAATCTAGGTCTTTCGCGCGATGCCGCTAAGGTCTATATTGACCGCTATTTCAATCGTTACCCAGGCGTCGCGCGTTATATGGACGAAACGCGTGTGCGGGCCAAAGAGCAGGGTTATGTCGAAACGGTCTTTGGCCGGCGTTTATGGTTGCCTGAGATCAACGGCGGGAGCGGGCCGCGCCGTCAGGCGGCTGAGCGGGCGGCCATCAATGCACCCATGCAAGGCACTGCAGCTGACCTAATCAAACTATCGATGATCGCTGTGCAGCAGTGGTTGCAGCAAGGGGCGCATCAAGCGAAGCTCATCATGCAAGTCCACGATGAGCTTGTGCTTGAAGTGCCGGACGCGGAATTGGAGGCAGTCCGCACATGCTTGCCAACGCTTATGGGCGACGTGGCGCAGCTGCGCGTGCCGCTGGTGGTTGAAGTGGGAGTAGGCAAAAATTGGGAAGAGGCGCATTAA
- a CDS encoding homoserine kinase, producing the protein MAVFTPVTDAQLTSWLQHYALGQVLSLRGITAGIENSNFFLTTRRGSYVLTIFEKLTASELPFYLNLMQHLAVHQVPVPDPVVRNDGTLFGELCGKPATIVTKLKGVAQLTPGTQHCAQVGQMLARMHLAGRTFSLTQPNLRGLSWQQQAASAVDPFLTLPQRELLQTELAFQHTLQKSPDYLALPEGPCHCDLFRDNVLFAPANTAHQAESLSGFFDFYFAGVDKWLFDIAVCVNDWCIEPLSSELDPVRANAFLRSYQAVRPFTPAETLCWRAMLRASALRFWLSRLYDVYLPRQAQMLKPHDPEHFEKILRAHIMTPALSSL; encoded by the coding sequence ATGGCTGTTTTCACCCCTGTCACCGACGCTCAACTTACATCTTGGCTACAACACTACGCTCTTGGGCAGGTGCTCAGTTTACGTGGCATTACGGCGGGGATTGAAAACAGTAATTTTTTTCTCACAACCCGCCGTGGCAGTTATGTACTCACCATTTTTGAAAAACTGACTGCCAGTGAACTGCCGTTTTATCTTAATCTGATGCAGCATTTAGCGGTACATCAGGTGCCCGTGCCAGATCCAGTCGTGCGCAATGATGGTACTTTGTTCGGCGAGCTGTGCGGCAAGCCCGCTACGATCGTTACCAAACTGAAGGGCGTAGCCCAGCTTACACCTGGTACGCAGCATTGCGCCCAAGTCGGGCAAATGTTGGCGCGCATGCATCTAGCGGGCCGCACTTTTTCATTAACGCAACCTAATTTACGCGGCCTGAGTTGGCAGCAGCAAGCCGCCAGCGCAGTAGACCCTTTTTTGACCCTGCCACAGCGGGAGTTATTACAGACTGAACTGGCGTTTCAACACACTTTGCAGAAGAGTCCTGACTATCTTGCCTTACCTGAAGGACCCTGCCATTGCGATCTATTTCGCGATAATGTGCTTTTTGCGCCAGCTAACACGGCTCATCAAGCTGAATCTTTAAGCGGTTTTTTTGATTTTTATTTTGCGGGTGTGGATAAATGGCTTTTTGATATCGCGGTGTGTGTCAATGATTGGTGTATTGAGCCGTTAAGCAGCGAGCTTGATCCAGTACGGGCAAACGCTTTTTTGCGCAGCTATCAAGCGGTGCGCCCGTTTACTCCAGCTGAAACATTATGTTGGCGCGCAATGTTACGTGCCAGCGCATTACGTTTTTGGTTATCGCGCCTTTATGATGTTTATTTACCACGTCAAGCGCAAATGCTTAAACCTCATGACCCGGAGCACTTTGAGAAAATCCTACGTGCTCATATAATGACACCAGCTTTATCATCACTTTAA
- a CDS encoding TIGR00730 family Rossman fold protein, producing MTPSLRAIADQERATAKKARASWQMFTIMAEFIEATEYLSEIRPAVCIYGSARLKPDTPYYDLTIKIARKLSDAGFAVISGGGPGLMEAANKGAHAGKAPSVGLNIELPHEQHGNPFQDISLRFRHFFTRKVAFTKHSDAVIGMPGGFGTLDEMAEVLTLVQTRKARHVPVILVGSEFWQGLLDWFRTAMLPRGLISQADLDLIQVIDDPDQVLDAILAFYEEHAIPPELVEESAKVTQETKQSDGDRMFSI from the coding sequence ATGACACCAAGCTTACGCGCAATTGCAGATCAAGAGCGTGCCACTGCAAAAAAAGCGCGCGCATCATGGCAAATGTTTACGATTATGGCAGAGTTCATCGAAGCCACTGAATATCTGTCAGAAATCCGACCAGCGGTGTGTATTTATGGCTCCGCGCGCTTAAAACCCGATACGCCTTATTATGATCTCACTATCAAAATTGCGCGCAAGCTTTCAGATGCAGGCTTTGCAGTGATTTCTGGCGGCGGCCCAGGGTTGATGGAAGCCGCCAATAAAGGCGCGCATGCTGGCAAAGCCCCATCAGTTGGGTTGAATATTGAATTGCCACATGAGCAGCATGGGAATCCGTTTCAAGATATCTCACTGCGCTTTCGTCATTTCTTTACACGCAAGGTCGCTTTCACCAAACATTCTGATGCAGTGATTGGGATGCCTGGTGGTTTTGGTACTTTAGACGAAATGGCGGAGGTCCTCACTTTAGTTCAAACCCGTAAGGCGCGGCACGTGCCAGTGATTTTAGTTGGCTCTGAATTTTGGCAGGGTTTGCTTGATTGGTTCCGCACGGCAATGCTGCCTAGGGGGTTAATTAGCCAGGCGGATCTGGATTTGATACAAGTCATCGATGACCCAGATCAAGTGCTCGATGCCATCTTAGCCTTTTACGAAGAACACGCGATCCCCCCTGAATTGGTTGAAGAATCGGCTAAGGTCACACAAGAAACCAAACAGTCTGATGGCGATCGTATGTTTTCAATTTAA
- a CDS encoding AMP nucleosidase, which translates to MTATEHIKDPILAVKRVAELYETSTAALRDAFTRYQRGDSFARRVRAYYPYVRVRTENSTRLDSRLSYGFVSGPGVFETTLTRPDLFDHYYQRQFSLLANNHSVQLEVGLSEQPIPIHFAFAEGIHLESALDYEQLSQMRDIFDMPDLAAFDDCIVNGSYQPLPGAPHPLALFTAPRVDFSLHRLKHYTATSPAHFQNYVLYTNYQFYIDEFVQLGRTLMAPASDPVESAYRSQYVAFIEPGDVVTHNTNLAGPGLKTEGDGVAPTRLPQMPAYHLKRADGSGITMVNIGVGPSNAKTITDHIAVLRPHAWIMLGHCAGLRNSQRLGDYVLAHGYVREDHVLDADLPLWVPIPALAEVQVALERAVADVTQLEGQALKRVMRTGTVASVDDRNWELRSHLEPIRRLSQSRAIALDMESATISANGFRFRVPYGTLLCVSDKPLHGELKLPGMANTFYRTQISQHLKIGVRAMELLRENGLDKLHSRKLRSFAEVAFQ; encoded by the coding sequence ATGACAGCTACAGAGCACATTAAAGATCCAATCCTGGCCGTCAAACGGGTGGCCGAACTCTATGAGACGAGCACGGCTGCCTTGCGCGATGCCTTTACGCGTTACCAACGCGGCGACTCGTTTGCGCGCCGAGTCCGCGCTTATTACCCCTATGTACGAGTCCGCACTGAAAATAGCACACGGCTTGATTCACGCCTATCGTATGGATTTGTATCCGGTCCAGGAGTCTTTGAAACGACGCTGACGCGCCCAGATTTATTCGACCACTACTACCAGCGGCAATTTAGCTTATTGGCCAACAATCATTCGGTTCAGCTTGAAGTGGGGCTATCAGAACAACCGATTCCGATCCATTTTGCGTTTGCCGAGGGCATTCATTTAGAGAGCGCGCTAGATTACGAACAGCTCAGCCAAATGCGCGATATTTTCGATATGCCTGATTTAGCAGCTTTTGATGATTGTATTGTCAATGGTTCTTACCAACCATTGCCTGGCGCACCTCACCCACTGGCTCTTTTTACTGCGCCACGAGTTGATTTTTCTTTACATCGGCTCAAGCATTATACGGCGACCTCGCCGGCGCATTTTCAGAATTATGTACTCTATACGAATTATCAATTTTACATTGACGAATTTGTACAGCTTGGCCGTACCTTAATGGCGCCTGCCAGTGATCCGGTTGAGAGCGCATATCGTAGTCAATACGTGGCCTTCATTGAACCAGGCGATGTCGTTACACATAACACCAACCTTGCTGGTCCAGGCCTTAAAACGGAGGGTGATGGAGTCGCGCCAACGCGTTTGCCGCAGATGCCTGCGTATCATCTAAAGCGAGCGGATGGCTCTGGCATTACGATGGTGAATATTGGCGTGGGGCCTTCTAATGCCAAAACCATCACCGATCACATCGCGGTTTTGCGCCCCCACGCGTGGATCATGTTAGGCCATTGCGCGGGCTTACGTAATTCGCAACGCTTAGGCGATTATGTATTGGCGCATGGCTATGTGCGCGAAGATCATGTGCTGGATGCGGATTTGCCGCTTTGGGTGCCGATTCCGGCATTGGCTGAAGTTCAGGTCGCGCTTGAGCGGGCGGTGGCCGATGTGACACAGCTCGAAGGCCAAGCTTTAAAGCGCGTCATGCGCACTGGCACGGTAGCCAGCGTGGATGACCGTAATTGGGAGTTGCGCAGTCACCTGGAGCCGATACGCCGCCTCTCGCAAAGCCGCGCGATTGCACTGGATATGGAGAGTGCGACGATCTCGGCCAATGGTTTTCGGTTTCGCGTGCCGTATGGCACCCTTTTATGCGTGTCTGATAAACCGCTACACGGAGAATTAAAACTGCCTGGAATGGCGAATACATTCTATCGTACGCAGATCAGTCAACATTTAAAAATTGGCGTGAGGGCCATGGAATTACTGCGCGAAAACGGCTTAGATAAATTGCATAGCCGTAAACTGCGCAGTTTTGCTGAGGTAGCGTTTCAATAA
- a CDS encoding UvrD-helicase domain-containing protein, whose amino-acid sequence MADLLSSLNPEQRAAVTLPDEPALILAGAGSGKTRVLTTRIAWLIQTGRLSPAQVLAVTFTNKAAREMITRLSALLPINPRGMWIGTFHGLCNRLLRVHCQAAGLPATFQILDIADQLSALKRLLKGLNLDSEKYPPKQLQSFINHAKEEGLRPSKMDVHNPFNRQFVELYEAYEIQCQREGAVDFAELLLRSYELLAREPSLREHYQARFQHILVDEFQDTNRLQYQWLKLLAGPAGSLFAVGDDDQSIYGFRGANVGNMLDFQREFEVRNLIKLEQNYRSHGHILDAANGLIANNAQRLGKNLYTEAGAGEPVRVYRAETDTREASWLVEEIHALTAPGEALDQIALLYRSNAQSRVLEHMLVSQGIPYRVYGGLRFFERQEIKHALAYLRLLDNLDDDTSFLRVVNFPTRGIGARALEQLNDMARLHQCSLAAAVSYVGGKTGANLIAFVQFIEQMRRATQAMSLPEAVEYITQASGLINHYETEREGQDRIENLRELVNAAVAFMAENGDELNTPARSIPLAPGATPAAQLPVNDPSAQISLTAEAIDSMTPLSAFLSHASLEAGDNQAQTGQNAVQLMTVHAAKGLEFNAVFITGLEEGLFPHQNSTNDANSLEEERRLMYVAITRAKKRLYLSFAQSRMLHGQTRYNIGSRFIDELPAEGLKWLTSKNDSLAQNSMTRSRDENSWGRNWFAKKSTQEIRLAPSALEARQRTADTGFWIGQAVFHTKFGEGTVAALEGSGAEARAQVNFGRHGAKWLALAVAKLQPIDD is encoded by the coding sequence ATGGCTGATTTACTGAGTTCTTTAAACCCCGAGCAACGAGCCGCAGTGACTTTGCCGGATGAGCCAGCGTTAATTCTTGCTGGCGCTGGCAGTGGCAAAACGCGGGTGCTGACAACCCGCATTGCTTGGCTGATTCAGACGGGCCGTTTGAGTCCGGCGCAAGTGCTGGCCGTTACGTTTACGAATAAGGCGGCGCGCGAGATGATTACGCGTTTGAGCGCACTGCTGCCTATCAATCCTCGCGGCATGTGGATTGGCACGTTCCATGGCTTGTGTAACCGTTTGCTGCGCGTGCATTGCCAAGCGGCAGGTTTGCCTGCGACATTTCAGATACTTGATATCGCCGATCAATTGTCTGCGCTTAAGCGTTTGCTCAAAGGGCTTAATCTCGATAGCGAGAAATACCCGCCCAAACAGCTACAAAGCTTTATCAATCATGCAAAAGAAGAAGGTTTGCGACCTTCTAAAATGGATGTGCATAATCCCTTTAACCGTCAATTTGTTGAGCTCTATGAAGCTTATGAAATTCAATGCCAACGAGAAGGTGCGGTTGATTTTGCAGAATTACTCCTGCGCAGTTATGAGTTGCTCGCACGTGAGCCATCGCTGCGGGAGCACTATCAAGCTCGTTTTCAACACATTTTAGTGGACGAGTTTCAAGATACGAACAGATTGCAATACCAGTGGCTCAAGCTTTTGGCGGGTCCCGCAGGGAGCCTATTTGCGGTTGGCGATGATGATCAAAGTATCTATGGTTTTCGGGGCGCTAATGTTGGCAATATGCTGGATTTCCAGCGTGAATTTGAAGTGCGTAATTTGATCAAGCTGGAACAGAATTACCGCTCTCATGGCCACATCTTAGATGCCGCCAATGGCCTTATCGCAAATAACGCGCAGCGCCTGGGCAAAAATCTCTATACCGAAGCGGGCGCGGGCGAGCCCGTGCGAGTCTATCGAGCAGAGACTGACACGCGGGAAGCCAGTTGGTTGGTGGAAGAGATCCACGCTTTGACCGCACCAGGGGAGGCGCTCGACCAAATCGCTTTGCTTTACCGCAGCAATGCGCAATCTCGGGTGCTTGAGCATATGTTGGTCAGCCAGGGGATTCCATACCGCGTATACGGTGGATTGCGCTTTTTCGAGCGGCAGGAAATTAAACATGCGCTGGCGTATTTGCGCTTGCTTGATAATCTGGATGACGATACTTCATTTTTACGGGTTGTCAATTTCCCAACTCGCGGCATTGGCGCACGCGCGCTGGAGCAGTTAAATGATATGGCGCGCCTGCATCAATGCTCGCTGGCGGCTGCTGTTTCCTATGTGGGGGGTAAAACGGGCGCCAATCTCATCGCATTTGTTCAGTTTATTGAACAAATGCGCCGCGCTACGCAAGCCATGAGCTTGCCAGAGGCGGTTGAATATATTACGCAGGCAAGCGGTCTGATTAACCATTATGAAACCGAGCGTGAAGGACAAGATCGGATTGAAAATTTACGTGAATTAGTCAATGCGGCGGTTGCTTTTATGGCCGAGAATGGAGATGAATTGAACACGCCAGCGCGTTCGATCCCTCTAGCGCCTGGCGCTACGCCAGCGGCTCAGTTGCCGGTAAACGATCCATCTGCACAAATTAGCTTGACGGCTGAAGCAATAGATAGCATGACGCCGCTTTCTGCCTTCCTGTCTCACGCTTCGCTTGAGGCGGGGGATAACCAAGCGCAGACGGGGCAAAATGCAGTGCAACTAATGACTGTGCATGCGGCTAAAGGGCTTGAATTTAATGCGGTTTTTATTACAGGCCTCGAAGAAGGGCTGTTTCCTCACCAAAACAGTACAAATGATGCGAATAGCCTGGAGGAAGAGCGGCGTTTAATGTACGTTGCGATCACTCGCGCGAAAAAACGCTTATACTTATCTTTCGCGCAAAGCCGTATGTTGCATGGGCAAACGCGTTATAACATCGGCTCTCGGTTTATCGATGAATTGCCGGCCGAAGGGCTGAAATGGTTAACCTCTAAGAATGATTCATTGGCCCAAAATAGCATGACGCGGAGCCGTGACGAGAATAGCTGGGGGCGTAACTGGTTTGCTAAAAAGTCTACGCAAGAGATACGCCTTGCGCCGTCCGCCCTCGAGGCGCGTCAGCGTACGGCGGATACGGGGTTCTGGATCGGGCAGGCGGTTTTTCATACAAAGTTTGGTGAAGGCACTGTAGCGGCGCTTGAAGGCAGTGGCGCTGAGGCACGCGCGCAGGTCAATTTTGGTCGGCACGGCGCGAAATGGCTGGCGCTAGCAGTGGCGAAATTGCAACCGATTGACGATTAG